From Brassica rapa cultivar Chiifu-401-42 chromosome A06, CAAS_Brap_v3.01, whole genome shotgun sequence:
AGCATTTAGCTGACCGAAGAAAAATAAATCGGAAAGCACATTAACAAAATGTCAACATATGTTGTTGATCGTTATTAAAACATAGCACATATTtatatcattttcaaaattcaaagaTTTCTTATTCATTTCACACCAAGGTGTAATACTCGTAAcgtactttattttttttttctttttaaattgagCATACGCACCCGAAACGACAACGTTtggtgttatttttttttaaaacattgtttTGTGTTACTTAcccaagaaaattaaaaaaagagagaccTTGGTGGGTCCCACGTTAACTTCTCCGAAAGCTCTCAGCGTTTTCTTACAGTTTCCACAATTGGCGTCATCTCGCACACGTCAATGACGCTCTTTCACTCCAGAACCACCGTTAATAACTCCGTAATCATCAGTCCAAGTCAACCAACATTTTCACGTGTTACAACGGTCCAATCTAACGCCGTTAACACTcacctacaaaaaaaaaaaaaaaaaaactgcgtTTATATAagcaaacatttttttcttctccCTTCACTCATCATTATCAGATCCTTTAACCAGCAACCCAAATTTAAAGCTATGATGCCTTCTAGGTCGGCGACAACAACAACAGCTCCGACGACGACCGAAACAACAACGTCGTATTGGTGCTACAGTTGCACGCGTTTCGTCAGCGTTTCAAACGGCGGAGGATACGTCTTGTGTCCTTATTGCAACGGCGGTTTCATCGAAGAGGTTGAAGATTCTTCCGCCGCAGAAGCACCAACGACGACGACTCCGGTGTCTGAAGTCGAGGATAGTCATAGATCTGTAATTAGACGGCGGAGATCCAATCGGCGCACTTCGTTTAATCCGGTAATCGTCTTACACGGAGGAGCCGGAGGCGGTGGTGAGAGAGTTGAGAACGAAGAAGGAGATCGACGCCCTTATGAATTCTATTACGACGATGGATCCGGGTCGGGTCTTAGGGCGCTCCCGGAATCTGTATCGGAGATCTTGATGGGATCTGGATTCGAGCGGTTGCTAGAGCAATTGAGCCAGA
This genomic window contains:
- the LOC103861302 gene encoding E3 ubiquitin-protein ligase RDUF1, yielding MTLFHSRTTVNNSVIISPSQPTFSRVTTVQSNAVNTHLQKKKKKNCVYISKHFFLLPSLIIIRSFNQQPKFKAMMPSRSATTTTAPTTTETTTSYWCYSCTRFVSVSNGGGYVLCPYCNGGFIEEVEDSSAAEAPTTTTPVSEVEDSHRSVIRRRRSNRRTSFNPVIVLHGGAGGGGERVENEEGDRRPYEFYYDDGSGSGLRALPESVSEILMGSGFERLLEQLSQIEASGNGIGRSGNPPASKSAIESLPRVEMGELHIKAEANCAVCTEVFEAGAEGREMPCKHIFHGDCIVPWLSIRNSCPVCRFELPSDPVQRSNEEEEHAVGMTIWRLPGGGFAVGRFNAAMREGERILPVVLTEVDGGGLGSNEGPRRISWVRDHGTPEISRNAARAGRLRRAARGMISFMRRMRPNLRASSSSNVIDLDTNGESRIMNRSTSLIRRFF